One Cucurbita pepo subsp. pepo cultivar mu-cu-16 chromosome LG07, ASM280686v2, whole genome shotgun sequence genomic region harbors:
- the LOC111798921 gene encoding uncharacterized protein LOC111798921 isoform X1, whose protein sequence is MSKRPWNFPFLLATEVSQLPSRYSVCALRSCFMAYLPPHKRHSNDMEKPSPTAELLAPLFNRKLDLRASGRKVDRSGRIIYADQARHKWFIIGDSDDDNLFPSCVRLEPIALRANEHRMGEKHLALVYSNVSQGNKEEEEEVVIEPWASIVVKLLPDLLSSIEHIKNEMNQDEEVKPTLVARIGKVIFHGTSEFDSNKLPTRAVMGQLKRSFRTNVSETYIENIRDKVIPLIGVKFEEEKDTYHIKLSDAEHPHVTLTCKCTALPELNKLELYKVELNPVRHMVADISCLKQNVDMRVMTFSKKTVGKLTDDEMEGILDLINSAILDKDVKGGLRWPLGKASSGDRFKVVGAWHTVSQSYVNPFVRIKLRNADRYDFKTLVGEVSNEVTFKMKRLTSELLREKAEVDVISDMLNENLKLFWNHFVCSATCSSPF, encoded by the exons ATGTCTAAGCGCCCATG GAACTTTCCTTTTCTCCTTGCAACCGAAGTCAGTCAACTTCCCAGTAG ATACTCTGTTTGTGCATTGAGATCTTGCTTTATGGCCTATTTACCTCCACATAAACGTCATTCCAATGATATGGAAAAGCCATCTCCCACAGCGGAGTTGCTTGCTCCTCTATTCAATAGAAAATTGGATTTGAGGGCATCTGGACGTAAAGTGGACAGGAGTGGAAGGATAATCTATGCTGATCAGGCTAGACATAAATGGTTTATCATTGGTGATTCTGATGATGATAACCTGTTTCCCTCTTGTGTCCGTCTCGAACCGATTGCTCTGCGGGCTAATGAGCATAGAATGGGTGAAAAACATCTAGCTTTGGTGTACTCTAATGTGTCTCAAG GGaacaaagaagaggaagaagaagtcGTAATCGAACCGTGGGCGTCTATTGTAGTAAAGCTACTACCTGACTTACTTTCATCGATCGAACATATTAAGAATGAAATGAACCAAGACGAGGAAGTGAAGCCGACATTGGTTGCTAGGATTGGAAAAGTTATCTTTCATGG GACCTCTGAATTTGACAGTAATAAGCTGCCTACTCGAGCAGTGATGGGACAGCTGAAGAGGTCGTTTCGTACAAATGTTTCTGAAACTTACATCGAAAACATTAGAGATAAAGTAATTCCATTGATTGGAGTTAAGtttgaagaggagaaagacACATATCACATAAAG ttatCCGATGCAGAGCATCCACACGTGACGTTAACGTGCAAATGTACTGCTTTGCCTGAGTTGAATAAACTCGAACTTTATAAG gttgaaCTCAACCCCGTTCGACATATGGTTGCGGATATTTCGTGCTTGAAACAAAATGTGGATATGAGGGTAATGACATTCTCCAAGAAGACCGTAGGAAAGCTGACT GATGATGAGATGGAAGGCATATTGGATCTTATAAATTCTGCCATTTTAGACAAAGATGTGAAGGGTGGCTTAAGATGGCCTCTGGGAAAAGCATCCTCTGGGGATAGATTCAAAGTGGTTGGAGCTTGGCACACTGTTTCCCAGTCTTATGTCAATCCATTTGTGCGAATCAAGCTAAGAAATGCCGATCGATACGATTTCAAGACATTGGTTGGTGAAGTGTCAAACGAGGTTACTTTTAAGATGAAACGACTTACGTCCGAACTACTG
- the LOC111798921 gene encoding uncharacterized protein LOC111798921 isoform X2 — protein MELSFSPCNRSQSTSQYSVCALRSCFMAYLPPHKRHSNDMEKPSPTAELLAPLFNRKLDLRASGRKVDRSGRIIYADQARHKWFIIGDSDDDNLFPSCVRLEPIALRANEHRMGEKHLALVYSNVSQGNKEEEEEVVIEPWASIVVKLLPDLLSSIEHIKNEMNQDEEVKPTLVARIGKVIFHGTSEFDSNKLPTRAVMGQLKRSFRTNVSETYIENIRDKVIPLIGVKFEEEKDTYHIKLSDAEHPHVTLTCKCTALPELNKLELYKVELNPVRHMVADISCLKQNVDMRVMTFSKKTVGKLTDDEMEGILDLINSAILDKDVKGGLRWPLGKASSGDRFKVVGAWHTVSQSYVNPFVRIKLRNADRYDFKTLVGEVSNEVTFKMKRLTSELLREKAEVDVISDMLNENLKLFWNHFVCSATCSSPF, from the exons ATG GAACTTTCCTTTTCTCCTTGCAACCGAAGTCAGTCAACTTCCCA ATACTCTGTTTGTGCATTGAGATCTTGCTTTATGGCCTATTTACCTCCACATAAACGTCATTCCAATGATATGGAAAAGCCATCTCCCACAGCGGAGTTGCTTGCTCCTCTATTCAATAGAAAATTGGATTTGAGGGCATCTGGACGTAAAGTGGACAGGAGTGGAAGGATAATCTATGCTGATCAGGCTAGACATAAATGGTTTATCATTGGTGATTCTGATGATGATAACCTGTTTCCCTCTTGTGTCCGTCTCGAACCGATTGCTCTGCGGGCTAATGAGCATAGAATGGGTGAAAAACATCTAGCTTTGGTGTACTCTAATGTGTCTCAAG GGaacaaagaagaggaagaagaagtcGTAATCGAACCGTGGGCGTCTATTGTAGTAAAGCTACTACCTGACTTACTTTCATCGATCGAACATATTAAGAATGAAATGAACCAAGACGAGGAAGTGAAGCCGACATTGGTTGCTAGGATTGGAAAAGTTATCTTTCATGG GACCTCTGAATTTGACAGTAATAAGCTGCCTACTCGAGCAGTGATGGGACAGCTGAAGAGGTCGTTTCGTACAAATGTTTCTGAAACTTACATCGAAAACATTAGAGATAAAGTAATTCCATTGATTGGAGTTAAGtttgaagaggagaaagacACATATCACATAAAG ttatCCGATGCAGAGCATCCACACGTGACGTTAACGTGCAAATGTACTGCTTTGCCTGAGTTGAATAAACTCGAACTTTATAAG gttgaaCTCAACCCCGTTCGACATATGGTTGCGGATATTTCGTGCTTGAAACAAAATGTGGATATGAGGGTAATGACATTCTCCAAGAAGACCGTAGGAAAGCTGACT GATGATGAGATGGAAGGCATATTGGATCTTATAAATTCTGCCATTTTAGACAAAGATGTGAAGGGTGGCTTAAGATGGCCTCTGGGAAAAGCATCCTCTGGGGATAGATTCAAAGTGGTTGGAGCTTGGCACACTGTTTCCCAGTCTTATGTCAATCCATTTGTGCGAATCAAGCTAAGAAATGCCGATCGATACGATTTCAAGACATTGGTTGGTGAAGTGTCAAACGAGGTTACTTTTAAGATGAAACGACTTACGTCCGAACTACTG
- the LOC111798921 gene encoding uncharacterized protein LOC111798921 isoform X3 — MAYLPPHKRHSNDMEKPSPTAELLAPLFNRKLDLRASGRKVDRSGRIIYADQARHKWFIIGDSDDDNLFPSCVRLEPIALRANEHRMGEKHLALVYSNVSQGNKEEEEEVVIEPWASIVVKLLPDLLSSIEHIKNEMNQDEEVKPTLVARIGKVIFHGTSEFDSNKLPTRAVMGQLKRSFRTNVSETYIENIRDKVIPLIGVKFEEEKDTYHIKLSDAEHPHVTLTCKCTALPELNKLELYKVELNPVRHMVADISCLKQNVDMRVMTFSKKTVGKLTDDEMEGILDLINSAILDKDVKGGLRWPLGKASSGDRFKVVGAWHTVSQSYVNPFVRIKLRNADRYDFKTLVGEVSNEVTFKMKRLTSELLREKAEVDVISDMLNENLKLFWNHFVCSATCSSPF, encoded by the exons ATGGCCTATTTACCTCCACATAAACGTCATTCCAATGATATGGAAAAGCCATCTCCCACAGCGGAGTTGCTTGCTCCTCTATTCAATAGAAAATTGGATTTGAGGGCATCTGGACGTAAAGTGGACAGGAGTGGAAGGATAATCTATGCTGATCAGGCTAGACATAAATGGTTTATCATTGGTGATTCTGATGATGATAACCTGTTTCCCTCTTGTGTCCGTCTCGAACCGATTGCTCTGCGGGCTAATGAGCATAGAATGGGTGAAAAACATCTAGCTTTGGTGTACTCTAATGTGTCTCAAG GGaacaaagaagaggaagaagaagtcGTAATCGAACCGTGGGCGTCTATTGTAGTAAAGCTACTACCTGACTTACTTTCATCGATCGAACATATTAAGAATGAAATGAACCAAGACGAGGAAGTGAAGCCGACATTGGTTGCTAGGATTGGAAAAGTTATCTTTCATGG GACCTCTGAATTTGACAGTAATAAGCTGCCTACTCGAGCAGTGATGGGACAGCTGAAGAGGTCGTTTCGTACAAATGTTTCTGAAACTTACATCGAAAACATTAGAGATAAAGTAATTCCATTGATTGGAGTTAAGtttgaagaggagaaagacACATATCACATAAAG ttatCCGATGCAGAGCATCCACACGTGACGTTAACGTGCAAATGTACTGCTTTGCCTGAGTTGAATAAACTCGAACTTTATAAG gttgaaCTCAACCCCGTTCGACATATGGTTGCGGATATTTCGTGCTTGAAACAAAATGTGGATATGAGGGTAATGACATTCTCCAAGAAGACCGTAGGAAAGCTGACT GATGATGAGATGGAAGGCATATTGGATCTTATAAATTCTGCCATTTTAGACAAAGATGTGAAGGGTGGCTTAAGATGGCCTCTGGGAAAAGCATCCTCTGGGGATAGATTCAAAGTGGTTGGAGCTTGGCACACTGTTTCCCAGTCTTATGTCAATCCATTTGTGCGAATCAAGCTAAGAAATGCCGATCGATACGATTTCAAGACATTGGTTGGTGAAGTGTCAAACGAGGTTACTTTTAAGATGAAACGACTTACGTCCGAACTACTG